A portion of the Channa argus isolate prfri chromosome 19, Channa argus male v1.0, whole genome shotgun sequence genome contains these proteins:
- the pign gene encoding GPI ethanolamine phosphate transferase 1 gives MKMIIFFLVGLTVHVVFFLSIFDIYFTSPLVHGMTPQVISLAPPASRLVLLVADGLRADSLFSPLPNGSSRAPYLRSVIEERGTWGVSHTRVPTESRPGHVALIAGFYEDVSAVAKGWKENPVEFDSVFNESRHTWCWGSPDILPMFAKGANGDHVYTYTYPAEEEDFASADASKLDTWVFTQVKSFFQSAKSNSSLRASLLEDKNIFFLHLLGLDTNGHAHRPISQEYLDNIGLVDSGVAELVSIVEDFFGYDGRTAYVFTSDHGMTNWGSHGAGHPSETLTPLVAWGAGVHNAQRVTGPQPYNDQYLQDWKLEHLRRVDVSQADIAPLMASLIGVPIPVNSVGVLPLSYLNNSDQFKAESMYNNAIQVLEQFKVKMDQKKETTLSFLFTPYKQLSESKQAEFRHKAKILIKLEKYKDTISLCQSLISHSLEGLVYYHTYDRFFLGCSVVLGFVGWTSYVALVILKTHTSLNRYPNLLRQNPNLTLWRLCMCVTVVITVFLFIQRSPVTYYIYCLLPVPVWYSVLKESGTLTDLIHSAPTLPLWKCFGYFVLVAFGIELLVVSFFHRAMLTVGLAVLCLWPFLSGLYSRAKFQSLNWLLGCLCLAVFPLMPVVGREPNIHLVTCAGLLTVFSSACYLWSSRQRTPLHLGGRQQFVIQMLHVAVCAYVPSLTHSSLQQKQGLPILNQIISWTTLASSMLVPLFSSTRLFHRLLSIFLSLTATYLLLSTGSEALFPPVLSWLMFVWINIEQEAMLAQGVSCRQELSIIDFSANIDITRIRQLKLDDIRRSYFFVFFVITAFFGTGNIASINSFDPASVYCFSTVFNPFIMGGLMMWKVIIPFIIVMCTFETIQVATQLSSRSLFLIVLVISDLMALHFFFLVQDHGSWLDIGTSISHYVIVMSMTIFLMLLSVVTHILTSRRLTLRRRAKIHFP, from the exons ATGAAGATGATAATCTTCTTCTTGGTTGGACTGACAGTCCACGTGGTCTTCTTCCTTTCTATCTTTGACATCTACTTCACCTCACCCCTGGTCCACGGCATGACACCCCAGGTCATATCGCTGGCACCCCCTGCCTCTAGGCTGGTGTTACTGGTGGCTGATGGCCTCAGAGCAGACAGCCTCTTCAGCCCACTCCCCAACGGCTCATCGAGGGCCCCTTACTTGAG GAGTGTGATAGAGGAGAGGGGTACCTGGGGCGTGTCACACACCCGTGTTCCCACTGAGTCTCGTCCCGGTCATGTTGCTCTGATTGCTGGCTTCTATGAGGATGTTAGTGCTGTTGCTAAAG GCTGGAAGGAGAACCCAGTTGAATTTGACTCAGTGTTTAATGAGAGCAGACACACCTGGTGCTGGGGCAGCCCTGATATTCTGCCTATGtttgccaaag GAGCCAATGGAGACCATGTGTACACCTACACCTACCCCGCAGAGGAGGAGGACTTCGCCTCCGCAGATGCCTCTAAGCTGGACACCTGGGTGTTCACGCAAGTCAAA TCATTCTTTCAGTCAGCGAAGTCCAACTCAAGTCTGAGAGCCAGTTTGTTAGAGGATAAGAATATCTTTTTCCTGCATTTACTGGGCCTTGACACAAATGGACATGCTCACAGGCCCATTTCACA GGAATACCTAGACAATATTGGTCTAGTGGATTCTGGCGTAGCTGAGCTGGTGTCTATAGTAGAAGACTTCTTTGGTTATGATGGCAGAACAGCCTATGTGTTCACCTCTGATCATGGCATGACAAATTGGG gTTCTCATGGTGCAGGCCATCCCTCTGAGACACTCACTCCTTTAGTGGCatggggagctggagttcacaaTGCCCAGAGAGTCACTGGACCCCAACCATACAACGATCAATACCTGCAAG ATTGGAAACTCGAGCACCTTCGCAGGGTTGATGTCAGTCAG GCTGACATTGCTCCCCTCATGGCTTCTCTCATTGGTGTGCCCATTCCTGTCAACTCAGTT GGTGTGTTACCTCTTTCCTACCTTAACAACAGTGACCAGTTTAAGGCAGAAAGCATGTACAATAATGCTATCCAAGTACTGGAGCAGTTTAAG gTGAAAATGGACCAGAAAAAGGAGACAACTTTGTCCTTTCTCTTCACCCCTTACAA ACAACTCTCAGAGTCGAAACAAGCAGAATTCCGCCACAAGGCAAAAATACTGATTAAGCTGGAGAAGTATAAGGACACT ATCTCTCTGTGCCAGTCTCTGATATCCCATTCTCTGGAGGGCCTGGTTTACTACCACACCTATGACAGGTTCTTTCTAGGTTGCAGTGTGGTTCTGGGATTTGTAGGCTGGACCTCATATGTTGCCTTAGTAATACTGAAGACTCATACCAGCCTTAACAGATATCCCAATCTTCTCAGACAG AATCCCAACCTTACGCTGTGGagattgtgcatgtgtgtgacagtgGTGATCACTGTGTTCCTGTTTATCCAAAGGAGCCCTGTCACCTACTATATTTACTGCCTGTTGCCTGTCCCAGTATGGTACTCTGTTCTGAAAGA GTCTGGAACTCTAACCGATTTGATCCACTCAGCTCCCACTTTGCCCCTTTGGAAATGTTTTGGGTATTTTGTGCTTGTGGCATTTGGAATTGAGCTGTTG GTGGTGAGTTTCTTCCATCGTGCCATGCTGACTGTTGGCCTGGCTGTTCTCTGTCTCTGGCCCTTTCTATCAGGACTTTATTCCAGGGCCAAG TTTCAATCCCTGAACTGGCTTCTGGGCTGTCTGTGTTTGGCTGTTTTTCCACTGATGCCAGTTGTGGGTAGAGAGCCTAACATACATCTGGT TACCTGTGCAGGTCTACTTACTGTCTTCAGTTCAGCCTGTTACCTCTGGTCATCACGACAGAGAACACCACTGCACCTTGGTGGCAGACAGCAGTTTGTCATCCAG ATGCTCCATGTGGCAGTGTGTGCATACGTGCCGTCCCTCACACACTCCAGTCTACAGCAGAAACAAGGCCTGCCAATTCTTAATCAGATCATTAGCTGGACCACGTTAG cATCTTCTATGCTGGTTCCATTGTTTAGCTCTACACGTCTTTTCCATCGACTCCTCAGCATATTCCTCTCTCTCACTGCCACATATCTGCTGCTCAGCACTGG GTCAGAGGCGCTGTTCCCCCCTGTGTTATCTTGGTTGATGTTTGTGTGGATCAACATTGAACAGGAAGCTATGCTTGCTCAGGGAGTCTCTTGCAGGCAAGAG ctcTCCATTATTGACTTCTCTGCAAACATTGACATCACCAGGATTCGACAACTGAAGTTGGATGACATCAGAAGATCTTACTTTTTT GTGTTTTTTGTAATAACAGCTTTCTTTGGCACTGGGAACATAGCTTCCATTAACAG TTTTGACCCAGCATCTGTTTACTGTTTCTCGACTGTCTTCAACCCCTTTATCATGGGAGGGCTAATGATGTGGAAG GTTATAATTCCATTCATAATAGTAATGTGTACATTTGAGACCATCCAAGTTGCAACACAGCTCTCATCAAGAAG tttgttcCTCATTGTCCTGGTCATCTCTGACTTAATGGCTCTG CACTTTTTCTTCCTGGTGCAGGATCACGGCAGCTGGTTGGACATTGGCACAAG CATCAGCCACTATGTGATAGTGATGTCAATGACCATCTTCCTGATGCTGCTTAGTGTTgtcacacacattctcacatcACGAAGACTTACTCTACGGAGGAGAGCTAAGATACACTTCCCCTAA
- the LOC137104747 gene encoding probable G-protein coupled receptor 141, whose product MSSIEDGTTPYTIQSTTTPSNNSTKVSYGTVLLSVYSVVLLTGTISLSLMIHILKSNSTSITSIAVLNLIFAHFLFLFTVPFRIYYYASGDWNLGFWWCKVVSAMIHIHMYMSFVFYVIILITRLLTFYHKSEVINSFQRHTVVLSIVVWIVVFISVCSIQTFYGVDQNNQMNEKICFNFGRNIDSNSTVFNYIVSTVIIVGATILTALQANVLRVLYKKYDQGCTSQQEFSAQLKSLFFALIMVVCFIPYHVFRLYYLQHINELESFNEMFLSLTTFNCLDMLTFLGRRTCYGCFPGKTA is encoded by the coding sequence ATGAGTTCCATAGAAGACGGGACCACACCATACACAATACAATCCACTACGACACCTTCAAACAACTCCACTAAGGTTTCATATGGCACAGTTCTTTTGTCTGTCTACTCTGTGGTTCTGCTCACTGGTACCATCAGTCTCAGCCTGATGATCCACATCCTGAAGTCCAACTCAACATCCATCACCTCCATCGCCGTACTCAACCTTATCTTTGcccacttcctcttcctcttcactgtcCCCTTCAGGATTTACTATTATGCGTCTGGAGACTGGAACCTGGGCTTTTGGTGGTGTAAAGTGGTCAGTGCAATGATTCACATCCACATGTACATGTCTTTTGTCTTCTATGTTATCATCCTCATCACGCGCCTGTTAACATTTTACCACAAAAGTGAAGTGATTAACTCCTTTCAAAGACATACCGTGGTTCTCAGCATTGTAGTGTGGATAGTGGTATTTATTAGTGTTTGTTCCATCCAAACTTTTTATGGTGTGGAtcaaaataatcaaatgaatgaaaaaatttGTTTCAATTTTGGCAGAAACATTGACAGTAATAGCACGGTATTTAATTACATCGTGAGTACAGTGATCATAGTAGGGGCAACCATACTGACCGCGCTTCAAGCCAATGTCCTAAGGGTTTTGTACAAGAAGTATGACCAGGGCTGCACCTCTCAGCAGGAATTTTCGGCTCAGCTGAAGAGCCTGTTCTTTGCCCTCATTATGGTGGTCTGCTTCATTCCCTACCACGTGTTCCGGCTGTATTACTTACAGCACATTAATGAACTGGAGAGCTTCAATGAGATGTTTCTGAGTCTGACTACTTTTAACTGTTTGGACATGCTTACGTTCTTGGGGAGGAGAACCTGCTATGGCTGCTTCCCAGGAAagactgcttaa